One Bacteroidota bacterium DNA window includes the following coding sequences:
- a CDS encoding PQQ-dependent sugar dehydrogenase has translation MTASSFRSAPAAWRYPLLLTLIAAFVACSTPDPASAQDGNRAPGGAANSQQSVPGTAAGAPVETAPPNVPEFEPAFLGQTRAPAVQTETELAVETIAEGLVEPWAIAFLPDGRMLVTEKPGRLRIVSTDGALSAPIEGIPDVDARRQGGLLDVEPAPTYAADSVVYVSYSEPREGGNGLAVARGRLVESEDTAPRLDRVEVVFRMMPTLESTLHSGGRLVWAEDGHLFVTLGERSVLEGRHQAQDLGSHFGKIVRVRADGAVPPDNPFVDTEGARPEIWSSGHRNVLAAAFDADGQLWEVEMGPQGGDELNLVRPGLDYGWPTIGYGEEYSGQRIHRRTQAEGMEQPVYYWDPVISPSGMTFYSGRLVPEWAGNAFIGGLSSRALVRVVIDGERVVGEERLLTDLGERIREVVEGPDGALYLATDDRNGRILRVAPRD, from the coding sequence ATGACTGCCTCGTCTTTTCGATCCGCCCCCGCCGCGTGGCGCTACCCCCTCCTGCTCACGCTCATCGCGGCCTTCGTCGCCTGCAGCACGCCCGACCCCGCGTCGGCCCAGGACGGCAACCGCGCACCCGGCGGCGCGGCGAACAGCCAGCAGTCCGTCCCCGGCACCGCTGCCGGCGCGCCCGTCGAGACCGCCCCGCCGAACGTGCCCGAGTTCGAGCCGGCCTTCCTCGGCCAGACCCGCGCCCCGGCCGTGCAGACCGAGACTGAGCTCGCCGTCGAGACCATCGCCGAGGGCCTCGTCGAGCCGTGGGCGATTGCGTTTCTGCCCGACGGGCGGATGCTGGTCACCGAGAAGCCAGGCCGCCTCCGGATCGTCTCGACCGACGGCGCGCTCTCGGCCCCCATCGAGGGCATTCCCGACGTGGACGCGCGGCGCCAGGGTGGTCTGCTCGACGTGGAGCCTGCCCCGACCTATGCCGCTGACAGCGTGGTCTACGTCAGCTACTCCGAGCCGCGCGAAGGCGGCAACGGCCTCGCCGTCGCTCGCGGCCGGCTCGTGGAGAGCGAGGACACCGCACCCCGACTCGACCGCGTCGAGGTCGTCTTCCGCATGATGCCGACGCTCGAATCCACGCTCCACTCCGGCGGGCGGCTCGTCTGGGCGGAGGACGGCCACCTCTTCGTCACGCTCGGCGAGCGGTCCGTTCTGGAAGGCCGCCACCAGGCTCAGGACCTCGGCAGTCACTTCGGCAAGATCGTCCGCGTCCGGGCCGACGGTGCCGTCCCGCCGGACAACCCGTTCGTGGATACCGAGGGCGCACGGCCGGAGATCTGGTCGAGCGGCCACCGCAACGTCCTCGCCGCCGCCTTCGACGCCGACGGGCAGCTCTGGGAGGTCGAGATGGGGCCGCAGGGCGGCGACGAACTGAACCTCGTCCGGCCAGGCCTGGACTACGGCTGGCCGACCATTGGCTACGGCGAGGAGTACTCCGGGCAGCGCATCCACCGGCGGACGCAGGCCGAGGGGATGGAGCAGCCGGTCTACTACTGGGACCCGGTGATCTCGCCCTCGGGGATGACGTTCTACTCGGGCCGCCTCGTGCCGGAGTGGGCGGGCAACGCCTTCATCGGCGGCCTGTCGAGCCGGGCGCTCGTCCGCGTCGTGATCGACGGCGAGCGCGTGGTCGGCGAGGAGCGCCTGCTCACCGACCTCGGCGAGCGCATCCGCGAGGTCGTCGAAGGCCCCGACGGCGCGCTCTACCTAGCGACCGACGACCGCAACGGCCGCATCCTCCGCGTCGCCCCGCGCGACTGA